Genomic DNA from Streptococcus uberis:
GAAAACTATAGCTGACTTAAGGGGGGAATATGATATACAATAACATCACTGATTTAGTTGGGAAAACACCCATCATCAAACTAAACAACTTGACAGATAAGAATGCTGCAACTGTCTACGTCAAATTGGAATCCTTTAATCCAGGTTCAAGTGTCAAAGACCGTATCGCACTCGCAATGATTGAAGCAGCAGAGAAAGAAGGTAAAATTAAACCTGGCGATACCATCATCGAACCAACAAGTGGAAATACAGGTATTGGATTAGCTTGGGTTGGAGCTGCTAAAGGCTACAAAGTCATCATTGTAATGCCAGAAACCATGAGCCAAGAAAGACGCCAGTTAATCCAAGCTTATGGCGCTGACCTAGTCTTGACACCTGGTAGTGAGGGGATGAAGGGGGCCATTGCCAAGGCTGAAGCCTTAGCAAAAGAAATTGGAGGATGGGTACCTTTACAGTTTAGTAACCCTGCCAATCCAAAAATCCATGAAGAAACTACTGGTCAGGAAATCCTGGAGGCCTTCGAAGGTATTGGTTTAGATGCATTTGTAGCCGGTGTAGGAACTGGTGGAACAATCACAGGTGTCTCTCATGCACTGAAAAAACATTTACCACATCTTGAGGTTTATGCTGTTGAAGCTGATGAATCTGCTATCTTATCTGGTGAAAAACCAGGACCTCATAAAATTCAAGGCATCTCTGCTGGATTTATTCCTGATACTCTAGATACTTCTGCTTATGATCATATCATTCGCGTCTCTTCTACCAACGCTTTGAAAACAGGACGACTTGTTGGTGGAAAAGAAGGTTTCCTTGTTGGTATTTCTGCTGGGGCAGCAATCTATGCCGCAATAGAATTAGCCAACGAATTAGGGGCCGGAAAAAATGTGTTAGCACTTTTACCAGATAATGGTGAACGTTATTTATCAACTGACTTATATCAATTTGATAACAAAAAAGCTTAAAGGATAATTATCCTTTAAGCTTTTTTAAATGTCTCCAGACCTTCTTGTATCCAAATTGGCAATTGTTCCTCTAAGGGTTTAAAGCCAATTTTTAATTTACTATTCGAAAAACGATGTCTATGTGATGTTTGTTGCTTCTCTGCTTCAAGAGTTCTCAGTGAAAGACTTGCTTTTTGATTATATTCATCATAATCCACAACTTGCACTAAGACTTTTTGACCGACTTTTAAGAGGTTATTGATATTATCAACATAGCCTGTTTTTATTTCTGAGATGTGAATAAGTCCTGTCGTATTATTTTCTAGGGCAACAAAAGCACCATACGTTTTAATCCCAGTTATTGTGCCATGTAACTTGTCGCCAATTTTCATTAATCAATCACCTCAATGGTTTCAATGACAACATCTTCTTTTGGCTTATCTTGTGGCCCAGTTTCAACTGAAGCAATCTGATCAAGCACTACAAAAGAAGCTTCATCTAACAATTGACCAAAAACGGTATGTCTTCTATCTAAATGTGGTGTGCCACCATTTTCAGCATAAGAGGCTGCTATAGGACTTGGCCAACCACCACGTTCTAATTCTTTCTTAGCATATGGTATTTTGGAGTTTTGAACAATAAAGAACTGACTTCCATTGGTATTCGGACCTGCATTTGCCATTGAAAGTGCTCCTCGCAAGTTGTATAGTTCTTCAGAAAATTCATCTTCAAAACTGTCACCGTAAATAGATTGTCCACCCATTCCAGTACCTGTAGGATCTCCGCCTTGAATCATAAATTCTGGAATGATACGGTGGAAAATAATACCATCATAATAGCCCTCTTTGGCTAATCCAATAAAGTTAGCAACTGTTTTTGGAGCTTGTTCTGGAAAAAGTTGAAGTGTCATTTGACCATGATTGGTTTTTATAATGGCTTTTGGTCCTTCAGCATTTTCTAATTGTAATTGTGGGAATTGTAACTCTTTTTCAATCAATCCTAGTTCCTCTAAGGCATATTGAATGCCATCTTCTTCTACTTTTTTTGTGATAAAATCTGCTTTTTCTTTTGTTAAGGGGTGAGAAATTTCCATGGCTACACTGATGCCAGCATAATCAAATAATTCTAAATCATTACGTTCATCCCCAAAGACTAGAATATTTTCAGGTTTCAGCCCCAAGTGTTCTACTACTTTAGAAACTCCCAAGGCTTTAGATGTCCCTTTCAAGACGACATCTGATGAATTATCATGCCATCTGACTAATCGTAGATGCTCAGCTAAATCATCAGGTAACTGTAAAGCATCCCCTTTTTCTTCGAAAGTCCACATTTGATAGATATCATGTTTTTCATTGTAATTTGGGTCAACTTCTAGACCTTCATAAACATGATCAATGGTGTTGCTCACCAAGTCATTTCTTACTGAAAGAACTGCTTCATGGCGACCAGCCATTCCATAGTGGATACCAACAGCGTCAGCCCATTCCTTATACCTGACAACAATTTCGTCTGGAATTGGCGCTTGGAAAATGATGTTTTTCTGATTATCTTTCGCATAAGCACCATTTAACTTTACGCAATAATCAGCGTTTAAATCTTGAACTTCTTTTGGAACACCATAACGCGCTCTTCCTGAAGCTATGCCTGTCAATATCCCTTTTTCTTTTAATTTTGCAAAAACGGTTTTGATCGATTCTGGCATATAGCCTGTGTCTTTTACGCGTAAGGTATCATCTATGTCAAAGAAAACCATTTTGATTTTTTTGGCTTTATATTTTAATTTTGCGTCCATTTTAACCTCCACTTGATAGCTAATATTATACCATTAATTATCATCTTGTGGCACTAAGTGGTGTCTGAAAGCATAGACGACTGCTTGTGTTCGATCGTCGACTTCTAATTTGGACAAGAT
This window encodes:
- the cysK gene encoding cysteine synthase A, which encodes MIYNNITDLVGKTPIIKLNNLTDKNAATVYVKLESFNPGSSVKDRIALAMIEAAEKEGKIKPGDTIIEPTSGNTGIGLAWVGAAKGYKVIIVMPETMSQERRQLIQAYGADLVLTPGSEGMKGAIAKAEALAKEIGGWVPLQFSNPANPKIHEETTGQEILEAFEGIGLDAFVAGVGTGGTITGVSHALKKHLPHLEVYAVEADESAILSGEKPGPHKIQGISAGFIPDTLDTSAYDHIIRVSSTNALKTGRLVGGKEGFLVGISAGAAIYAAIELANELGAGKNVLALLPDNGERYLSTDLYQFDNKKA
- a CDS encoding S1 RNA-binding domain-containing protein encodes the protein MKIGDKLHGTITGIKTYGAFVALENNTTGLIHISEIKTGYVDNINNLLKVGQKVLVQVVDYDEYNQKASLSLRTLEAEKQQTSHRHRFSNSKLKIGFKPLEEQLPIWIQEGLETFKKA
- a CDS encoding bifunctional Cof-type HAD-IIB family hydrolase/peptidylprolyl isomerase → MDAKLKYKAKKIKMVFFDIDDTLRVKDTGYMPESIKTVFAKLKEKGILTGIASGRARYGVPKEVQDLNADYCVKLNGAYAKDNQKNIIFQAPIPDEIVVRYKEWADAVGIHYGMAGRHEAVLSVRNDLVSNTIDHVYEGLEVDPNYNEKHDIYQMWTFEEKGDALQLPDDLAEHLRLVRWHDNSSDVVLKGTSKALGVSKVVEHLGLKPENILVFGDERNDLELFDYAGISVAMEISHPLTKEKADFITKKVEEDGIQYALEELGLIEKELQFPQLQLENAEGPKAIIKTNHGQMTLQLFPEQAPKTVANFIGLAKEGYYDGIIFHRIIPEFMIQGGDPTGTGMGGQSIYGDSFEDEFSEELYNLRGALSMANAGPNTNGSQFFIVQNSKIPYAKKELERGGWPSPIAASYAENGGTPHLDRRHTVFGQLLDEASFVVLDQIASVETGPQDKPKEDVVIETIEVID